One window of the Melospiza georgiana isolate bMelGeo1 chromosome 14, bMelGeo1.pri, whole genome shotgun sequence genome contains the following:
- the NLRC5 gene encoding protein NLRC5, with product MQPPFQPDDLDVAAAVARARPQLEELLTQCPEWLLCTARRLVPQAALSSLGTTASPRERTSLLLDLLQGAGPAAWKHFALSVCMEYDLPLDLEVLLMSSAGEGNFSQTEEPGIDTRAQSSVPKGSACPRPCSISGSDKDAKRRRLDACVNYRHLLISSIRQRYGSRRAAEAQEQTQPLPFNQTFVNVVIHQSKAPRFKERSEKAQEGLAGAAEAEECADTAVKVSDLLCSEAPSHTTKVIFLFGKPGIGKTRLMHRICQKWAEGVLPQFLFTFLFEFRQLNLLKRKLTLKELLFDMFLQPEDSPDAVFQGLLENAHQTLIIFDGLDEFAANMDVSSSSHRGPALTSPLSISQLFAELCHGSLLPGCTVLVTSRPKRLPDFLLCTVSVLAEIGGFDHKKVEEYVSHYFCQHSFRERAIAHVKSSTKLLSMCLIPALCNIVCICLEYLFLKHQMSVELPQTMTQFYIKMFLIFLNKQQGDCAGDEETQVNCNKKAILGLLDLALRGLEEKKLVFYVHDIPEDVKEFASLHGLLTVFEVKTSGTCPEAGYAFVHLSLQEFFAALCLMVSRRVDKNYLKKKFFLKSKWTLKNETKTEFMESFHIFLSGLSSRECRTFLMLLAEQDEAWVQEKQDVILESLKKLAATHLSGPKVLELCHCTFETQNLKVAQHIGSLLNFKYEFKNFRLTTLDMSALVSVINSGQDLICLDFAGCLVDTECLEVLAGCKNVEHLSFRSRRCGDDFAAALSKGLQGMGSLKKLELTGGCITAEGMTNLVQAASQCLQLEEINLQGNRIRDPEGKRVMDLFSKMEKLKKVDLSHNHLSLNAVLSLAKEGIVCQNVTELCARGDTMVIHFSGASGRAQRSPDLKLEENKEHLMPTRRVNLCLQDHRLLSQHARRIVAILQSCPWLSQVDLSGNKLGDEGCSCLLKSLPCLSISKQLNLSQNRLSVSGLCSLLQSANSCQEVMELQVSLSHDTAVLRFREDRELASLPPREEPVFSTGDQQRGEENQTPDTSQKIRLTDCNLQGSDLKNVCAVLKECGHISELDLSGNFLGDEGLLQLFQCLPKLKMLRSLKFDNNRISLSSVFFLAQSLTTLGHIKTMSLSLGHPQVVHLTFWERVSSISRWRSGSLACPKQEGKGQSFSLRECRVGLEDVTRLCQTLARCPQLTEIHLSGNSLSDQSIERLLSFLPFFCHLTLLSIRKNSLSPRCAVLLLNSINLCERVRAVEVRSSENAFLHLGASTQSHRTSCRLTGCAIGEGQVEELCSILEQHGWLAEIDLSRNQLGDEGLRCLLDRLHRVPGTCSLNLSHNGISQDGVLHLINAFVTSGNTTEVQVSLCSKATLIIKLASGDDPRKILRLAECNFQPEHLEKLFLLLERCTGLTEYTSSNNNMTVQAAERLLHSLRKDLGLLKISIEEPWVCRERVVDLLELALQASGSITEIMICKDKTLFQLVIRFPHCLEKTESVISRLSRYKPQMQHSLCQRLCEKCAQLQQLRWSHVELQEDEAEMLVRILLPLPELKTFGLTSSSVAPAGIDYLISGLQNCQAIEELNLGYMKLSSAAILELVLGLCEMPFLRRFILDHNSIGDEGCSRLAEALRKMHSLEEINLSHNEIGDPGLINLAAVLLEMQNLKKIDLSGNHPSPAGGEKLMEALAHCKHIKELLLSRNGFGDRTAVTLALCLPHMANLKVLHFQNNNIGQAGGLELARALVVCELLEEISLSENDLGEQSIHALSKGLPSFRRLRKIDLKFCGVTDGTSKSLSLGFQQCPSMEEIILSWNALGDGGAQELAIALPKMEKLKVLDLEKNHIGACGATKLAEELATCPEIESIRLWGNPVPRGLPETLTSQDPRLCFSFN from the exons cccccatTCCAGCCCGATGACCTGGATGTGGCGGCAGCTGTGGCAAGAGCCCGTccccagctggaggagctgctcaccCAGTGCCCCGagtggctgctctgcactgcccgGCGCCTCgtgccccaggcagccctgagcagcctgggcaccaCCGCCAGCCCCAGGGAGAGAACGTCCCTGCTCCTGGACCTGCTGCagggggctggccctgctgcctggAAGCACTTTGCACTGTCTGTCTGCATGGAGTATGACCTGCCCCTGgacctggaggtgctgctcATGAGCTCTGCAGGAGAAG GTAACTTCAGCCAGACAGAAGAACCGGGCATAGACACGAGAGCCCAGTCATCTGTGCCAAAAG GCTCTGCTTGCCCTCGCccttgcagcatctctgggaGTGACAAAGATGCCAAACGGAGAAGGCTGG ATGCATGTGTGAACTACAGGCATCTCCTCATCAGTTCCATCCGCCAGAGGTACggaagcaggagagcagcagaagcaCAGGAGCAAACACAGCCACTGCCTTTCAACCAAACCTTTGTCAACGTTGTCATTCATCAGAGCAAAGCTCCTCGCTTTAAAGAGAGATCAGAGAAAGCCCAAGAGGGcctggcaggtgctgctgaggCAGAGGAATGTGCAGATACAGCTGTGAAAGTGTCAgacctgctctgcagtgaggcCCCGTCGCACACGACCAAGGTGATCTTTTTGTTTGGGAAACCAGGGATAGGCAAGACCAGGCTAATGCACAGGATTTGCCAGAAATGGGCAGAAGGTGTCCTACCTCAGTTTCTCTTCACTTTCCTGTTCGAGTTTCGGCAGCTGAATTTGTTAAAGAGGAAATTGACCCTGAAGGAGCTTTTGTTTGACATGTTCCTTCAGCCAGAGGACAGCCCTGACGCCGTGTTCCAGGGCCTGCTGGAGAACGCCCACCAGACTCTGATAATCTTTGATGGGCTGGATGAGTTTGCAGCCAACATGGACGTGTCGTCCTCCTCTCATAGAGGCCCAGCTCTGACCTCCCCTCTGTCCATATCCCAGCTctttgcagagctctgccatGGGAGCCTCCTGCCTGGATGCACAGTGCTGGTCACCAGCCGCCCCAAGAGGCTGCCTGACTTCTTGTTATGCACAGTAAGTGTGTTGGCAGAAATTGGGGGATTTGACCATAAGAAGGTTGAGGAATATGTCAGCCACTATTTCTGTCAGCATTCATTCCGAGAACGAGCTATTGCTCACGTGAAGAGCAGCACCAAACTCCTCAGCATGTGcctcatccctgccctgtgtaACATTGTGTGCATCTGCTTGGAGTATCTGTTCCTCAAACACCAGATGAGCGTGGAGCTTCCTCAGACCATGACACAGTTTTATATCAAAATGTTTCTCATCTTCCTGAACAAGCAGCAAGGAGACTGTGCAGGTGATGAGGAGACTCAGGTGAACTGTAACAAAAAGGCCATTTTGGGTCTGCTTGACCTTGCACTGAGAGGCCTGGAAGAGAAGAAACTTGTATTTTATGTCCACGACATTCCTGAGGACGTGAAGGAATTTGCTTCCTTGCATGGGTTGCTGACTGTCTTTGAGGTGAAGACGAGTGGCACCTGCCCAGAGGCTGGCTATGCCTTTGTGCACTTGAGCCTGCAGGAGTTTTTTGCAGCACTGTGTCTCATGGTGAGCAGGAGGGTGGACAAGAACTACCTGAAGAAGAAGTTCTTCTTGAAGTCAAAGTGGACTTTAAAGAATGAGACAAAGACTGAGTTTATGGAGAGTTTTCACATATTTCTCTCGGGTTTGTCGTCAAGAGAGTGCAGGACATTCCTcatgctgctggcagagcaagATGAAGCTTGggtgcaggaaaagcaggatgtgatcctggaatCTCTCAAGAAACTGGCAGCCACTCATCTGTCAGGGCCTAAGGTCCTTGAGCTCTGCCACTGCACCTTTGAAACACAAAACCTCAAGGTAGCCCAGCACATTGGGAGCCTGCTGAATTTCAAGTATGAGTTTAAAAACTTCAGACTGACAACGCTGGACATGTCGGCTTTGGTTTCTGTGATAAACTCGGGCCAGGATTTGATTTGTTTGGATTTTGCAGGATGTCTGGTGGACACTGAATGTTTGGAGGTTCTGGCTGGCTGTAAAAATGTGGAACACTTGAG CTTTCGTAGCAGGAGATGTGGTGAtgactttgctgctgctctttcaaaGGGCTTACAAGGAATGGGGAGCCTGAAGAAACTGGA GCTGACAGGTGGGTGCATCACAGCTGAGGGGATGACTAACCTGGTCCAGGCTGCATCCCAGTGCCTCCAGCTCGAGGAAATAAA CTTGCAGGGCAACCGGATCCGGGATCCAGAAGGGAAGAGGGTGATGGACCTGTTTTCCAAAATGGAAAAGCTGAAGAAAGTAGA CCTGAGCCACAACCATCTTTCCTTGAATGCTGTTCTCAGTCTGGCAAAGGAAGGCATCGTGTGTCAAAATGTCACTGAACTCTGTGCCAG GGGGGACACCATGGTTATTCATTTTTCTGGCGCATCTGGGAGAGCTCAGAG atCTCCGGATTTGAAGTTGGAAGAGAATAAAGAACACTTAATGCCAACTAGACGTGTGAATTTATG CTTGCAGGACCACAGGCTGCTCTCCCAGCATGCCAGGAGGATTGTGGCCATTctccagagctgtccctggctctCTCAAGTGGA TTTATCAGGCAACAAGCTTGGAGATGAAGGCTGCAGTTGTCTGCTGAAAAGCCTCCCCTGTCTATCAATCTCAAAGCAGCTGAA tctCAGCCAGAACCGCCTCTCTGTCAGTGGCTTGTGCAGCCTGCTGCAGTCAGCAAACTCCTGCCAGGAGGTGATGGAGCTGCAGGTCAG CCTTTCTCATGATACTGCAGTGCTGAGGTTCAGAGAAGACAGGGAGCTTGCTTCCCTTCCTCCTAG GGAAGAGCCTGTGTTCTCTACTGGTGACCAACAACGTGGGGAGGAAAACCAGACACCAGACACCTCCCAAAAAATCAG actGACAGACTGTAATCTTCAAGGCAGTGACCTGAAGAATGTGTGTGCAGTCCTGAAGGAATGTGGCCACATCTCTGAGCTGGA CCTATCAGGGAATTTTCTGGGAGATGAGGGGCTTCTGCAGCTGTTTCAGTGCCTCCCAAAACTGAAAATGCTACGTTCTCTCAA gtTTGACAACAACCGGATCTCCCTTAGCTCTGTGTTTTTCTTAGCTCAATCATTAACTACACTGGGACACATTAAAACAATGAGCCTCAG CTTAGGACACCCCCAGGTGGTTCATCTGACCTTTTGGGAAAGAGTCAG cagcatcagcagatgGAGAAGTGGCTCCCTGGCATGCCCcaagcaggaaggaaaaggacaaaGCTTCAG TCTCAGGGAGTGCAGAGTGGGTCTGGAGGATGTGACCAGGCTGTGCCAGACACTGGCTCGATGTCCCCAGCTGACAGAAATCCA TCTGTCTGGAAATTCATTGAGTGACCAGAGCATTGAGAGATTACTGAGCTTTCTGCCATTCTTCTGTCATCTGACACTCCTGAG TATTAGGAAAAACTCCTTGTCCCCACGTTGTGCTGTTCTACTGCTCAACTCCATCAACCTCTGTGAGCGGGTCAGAGCGGTGGAAGTCAG GTCAAGTGAAAATGCCTTCCTGCATTTAGGAGCAAGCACGCAGAGCCACAGGACATCCTGCAG GCTGACAGGCTGTGCCATTGGGGAAGGGCAGGTGGAGGagctctgcagcatcctggaGCAGCACGGCTGGCTGGCAGAAATAGA TCTCTCCAGGAATCAGCTGGGGGATGAAGGCCTGAGGTGCCTCTTGGACCGCTTGCATCGAGTGCCTGGTACCTGTTCCCTCAA TCTGAGCCACAATGGGATTTCTCAGGATGGAGTCCTACATCTCATAAATGCCTTTGTCACATCTGGAAACACCACTGAAGTTCAAGTCAG TTTGTGCTCCAAAGCAACTTTAATCATCAAGCTGGCAAGTGGAGATGACCCAAGAAAGATTTTGAG ACTGGCAGAGTGCAACTTTCAGCCAGAGCACTTGGAAAAGTTGTTCTTGCTCCTGGAGAGGTGCACTGGTCTGACAGAGTACAC GTCCTCAAACAACAACATGACAGTCCAAGCTGCAGAAAGACTCCTGCATTCCCTGAGGAAGGATCTGGGACTGCTGAAAATCAG CATAGAGGAGCCATGGGTGTGCAGAGAGAGAGTTGTGGACCTGCTTGAGCTGGCTCTCCAGGCCTCTGGGAGCATCACTGAGATCAT GATATGTAAAGATAAAACCCTCTTCCAATTAGTCATAAGATTCCCACACTGCCTGGAGAAGACAGAATCAGTCATCAGCAG ACTGAGCCGGTACAAGCCACAAATGCAGCACTCCCTCTGCCAAAGGCTTTGTGAGAAATGTGctcagcttcagcagctgag ATGGTCCCACGTGGAGCTCCAGGAGGACGAAGCAGAAATGCTGGTCAGGATTTTGCTGCCCCTTCCAGAGCTGAAGACATTTGG GCTGACCTCCAGCAGTGTTGCACCAGCTGGAATTGATTATTTGATCTCAGGCTTGCAGAATTGCCAGGCCATTGAAGAACTCAA TCTGGGATACATGAAactcagcagtgctgccatCCTTGAGCttgtgctggggctctgtgagATGCCATTCCTGAGAAGGTTTAT ATTGGACCACAACAGCATTGGTGATGAAGGCTGCTCCAGACTTGCGGAAGCCTTGAGGAAAATGCACAGCCTGGAGGAAATCAA TTTGAGCCACAATGAGATTGGAGATCCAGGCCTGATAAATcttgctgctgtcctgctggaaATGCAAAACCTGAAGAAAATCGA CCTTTCAGGAAACCATCCCAGTCCTGCTGGAGGGGAGAAGCTGATGGAAGCTCTTGCCCATTGCAAGCACATCAAGGAGTTACT GCTGTCAAGGAATGGTTTTGGAGACAGGACAGCAGTGACACTTGCCCTCTGTCTGCCTCACATGGCCAACCTGAAGGTCCTGCA CTTCCAGAACAATAACattgggcaggcaggagggctggagctggccagagcccTGGTGGTGTGTGAGCTGCTGGAAGAGATAAG TTTATCAGAAAATGACCTTGGGGAGCAGAGCATCCATGCCCTGTCCAAGGGGCTGCCGAGCTTCAGACGCCTGCGGAAGATCGA cttgaaATTCTGTGGAGTCACTGATGGTACTTCCAAGTCCCTCTCTCTGGGCTTCCAGCAGTGCCCGTCCATGGAGGAGATAAT ACTGTCTTGGAATGCCCTTGGAGATGGAGGAGCCCAAGAGTTGGCCATTGCTCTCCCAAAGATGGAAAAGCTGAAGGTGTTGGA cctggaaaagaacCACATTGGAGCCTGTGGTGCCACAAAGCTCGCAGAGGAACTTGCCACGTGCCCAGAAATTGAGTCCATCAG GCTGTGGGGCaatccagtgcccaggggcctTCCTGAGACCTTGACAAGCCAAGACCCAAGGCTGTGCTTCTCCTTCAACTAG